From the Magnetococcales bacterium genome, the window TGGGGTCAAGTTGATACAACACCACCGTTCCCACAACGGCTATCAAGAAGGGCATCTGACGCATCAGTGAATTTCTTTCTGGATTTGACCGGGTTAACTTACGATAATTATAAAATTCCGCCCTGGGTGGTCAACGGCTCCCTCCCAGATGATTCAGTCACTTGGGCGAATCCACCGGGATTTTTCATCAGCCACCATTCTAAGCCATCAAACGACACACGCCATGGGCAAATTTCCAGATAATCGGGATCCAGGAGAAGAACTCTCTCCAGAGGTCAAAGCCTTCCAGCAAGCCTCTTCCCTCACCGATAGCACCCGCAACGCCTATTGGGGGGATATCCGCCGCTTTCTCGACTGGGGTGGGACCATTCCAGCCACTTCCCGCATGGTAGCCGCCTATCTGGCAGCCCACGGGGAAAGTCACAAATCCGCAACCCTCATCCGCTGGAAAGTCTCCATCGGCAAAGCTCACGCCGCCCAGGATTTGCCGGATCCCACCAAGACCCAGATGGTGCGGATCATGATGAAGGGGCTTTTAAAAAAACACGATGCCCCCCAGCGGCAGGTACGCCCCCTTTTAAAAAAACAGCTGCTGAAGGTGGTGGGAACCATGGGAGAGCGACTGAAAGATCGCCGGGATCAGGCCATGCTCCTGCTCTCCTTCGCCGGTGCCTTGCGCCGCTCCGAGGTGGTTGCCCTGG encodes:
- a CDS encoding integrase, with product MIQSLGRIHRDFSSATILSHQTTHAMGKFPDNRDPGEELSPEVKAFQQASSLTDSTRNAYWGDIRRFLDWGGTIPATSRMVAAYLAAHGESHKSATLIRWKVSIGKAHAAQDLPDPTKTQMVRIMMKGLLKKHDAPQRQVRPLLKKQLLKVVGTMGERLKDRRDQAMLLLSFAGALRRSEVVALAFETVERVEAGVVLHLAGNMRIAIPKARGKVCPVESLERWLAESGITTGPLFQGISRHSRLTGKPLTTHGVALIVKQRVQAVGLDPALYSSHSLRSGLGISAAAEGITPEKISAQIDRKGRAAALLTADLEELFQNNAASIL